Proteins encoded in a region of the Armatimonadota bacterium genome:
- a CDS encoding ATP-grasp domain-containing protein, which produces MVVKGLFSQASLVRAPTSVALNKTLPIDEMERSVDSLRTPLVVKPAFGGSSEGLVVADTHAIAIRAATAQLPKEGKVLVQELEDSESEISCTVLDDLEGPLFLPIVELVRGSAKVMGIEEKFGSTATGRHVVPARLTPELHDRVRHAVLRLHDAIGAVGLTRTDIIITKRGEVVILEINGIPGLLETSIACDASLAAGISFDELCVRYASTAFLDRPEPRVWGI; this is translated from the coding sequence TTGGTCGTGAAGGGCTTGTTTTCTCAAGCGTCGCTTGTGAGGGCACCGACGAGCGTGGCCCTAAACAAGACGCTTCCGATCGACGAGATGGAGCGCTCGGTCGACTCCCTCCGAACTCCGCTCGTAGTTAAGCCTGCGTTTGGCGGGTCCAGCGAGGGCCTTGTCGTGGCTGACACGCACGCAATTGCGATAAGGGCTGCGACAGCACAACTTCCAAAGGAAGGGAAGGTTCTGGTCCAAGAGCTTGAGGATTCTGAGTCGGAGATCAGCTGCACGGTTCTCGATGATCTCGAAGGCCCGCTGTTTCTACCGATCGTCGAACTGGTACGAGGGAGCGCCAAGGTAATGGGGATCGAGGAAAAGTTTGGCTCAACCGCAACTGGCCGACACGTCGTCCCGGCACGCCTGACTCCCGAGTTGCATGATCGTGTGCGGCATGCAGTACTTCGCCTTCACGACGCTATCGGCGCAGTTGGGCTGACCCGTACCGACATCATCATCACCAAGCGCGGTGAGGTCGTGATCCTTGAGATCAACGGAATACCAGGGCTCTTGGAGACATCGATTGCATGTGATGCTTCTCTGGCTGCCGGCATTTCATTTGACGAACTCTGTGTTCGCTATGCCAGCACAGCCTTTCTTGACCGTCCTGAGCCGCGAGTTTGGGGGATCTGA
- a CDS encoding LD-carboxypeptidase, translating to MRLSPQDRVAVVAPASQLRGADHDLLEQAVSLLKSWDLIVDVRVEASNHMYLAGPDAMRAKHLHNALVDVDTKAIFCTRGGYGSSRLLRHLDSTLHPTPKILVGFSDITALHLAVATLWPHIDLIHGPNVATKQLLDDSSDAKRNRQALHYALFAEPYEIEEKVEFLRGGDASGPLVGGCLSLLSSLMGTEFSVKTAESILFVEDVGELPFRIDRMLTQLRNSGVMDGMKGMVFGEMRKCADPYNDVRDVILDALSGTSFPIGFGLRSGHGYTNIALRLGCRARLDSRMHAFVLNGD from the coding sequence ATGAGGCTCTCTCCGCAAGATCGTGTCGCGGTCGTGGCGCCAGCATCCCAGTTGCGGGGAGCTGATCACGATCTCCTCGAACAGGCTGTTTCGTTGCTCAAAAGCTGGGACTTGATCGTCGACGTTCGAGTTGAGGCCTCGAATCATATGTATCTTGCAGGCCCCGATGCAATGCGCGCAAAACACCTTCACAATGCTCTAGTTGATGTGGATACAAAGGCGATCTTCTGTACGAGGGGTGGCTATGGCAGTTCGAGGCTCCTCCGGCATCTGGACTCAACCCTTCACCCCACACCCAAGATCCTGGTCGGCTTCAGCGATATTACTGCGTTGCACTTGGCGGTCGCCACTTTGTGGCCCCACATCGACCTGATACACGGGCCAAACGTCGCGACAAAACAACTCCTCGACGATAGTTCTGACGCAAAACGCAACAGACAAGCATTGCATTACGCACTATTCGCCGAACCTTACGAGATCGAGGAGAAAGTGGAGTTCCTTCGTGGTGGGGACGCTTCCGGCCCCTTGGTCGGGGGATGTCTTTCGCTCCTATCATCACTAATGGGTACTGAGTTCTCAGTGAAAACTGCCGAATCGATCCTCTTCGTCGAAGACGTGGGTGAACTGCCTTTCAGAATTGACCGTATGCTGACTCAACTCAGAAATTCAGGTGTCATGGACGGCATGAAAGGGATGGTGTTTGGAGAAATGAGAAAGTGCGCCGATCCTTACAACGACGTGCGCGATGTCATTCTCGATGCCCTGTCAGGGACATCATTTCCGATTGGTTTTGGGCTGAGAAGTGGGCACGGCTACACCAACATCGCTCTGCGACTGGGATGCAGAGCCCGGCTAGATAGCCGCATGCATGCGTTTGTCTTGAACGGAGATTGA
- a CDS encoding AAA family ATPase: MIFVSHPEPDREGADDFEELFAVRCSGINEQRTRHESELSRLTDQLLEQWRLKFSIPELTKKIEELEKAIGQDSKDKGRLVSKDQEARVGRHEALQHALVARKAAWEVEQKKVRALKSLQGDLNQFSTRTAVAFLDDLKQQRRDAGLKDEEWQKFTPKIGQEADKMVNGKLEAATKSSAAIFGSAIQPQPEDKLTEPMFPDEANLHSLTICQLQAESDRLAKLIGVDQQNAKRFTALTLKIQQAQKQMEGLKSQLSTALKADEETKKISLGRREVYRQVFETFVELQAELSMLYAPLTDALEAERGALGKLRFVVRRVVDLDRWVERGESLLDLRKDGPFKGRGTLRAAAEQELLAAWASGEPNAADKAVDSFIEKYREDIRAHRLDSFTAQEWGARIWEWLLGTDHIKVTYGLQYGGVDIERLSPGTRGIVLLLLYLAIDKDDIRPLIIDQPEENLDPQSVYDELVQRFRDSRKRRQIIIVTHNANLVVNTDADQVIVATAGEHGPGQLPEIRYEAGGLEGEYVRRKVCEILEGGEEAFKARARRLRVVLS, encoded by the coding sequence GTGATCTTCGTCTCCCATCCTGAGCCGGACAGAGAGGGAGCGGACGACTTTGAGGAGCTCTTTGCTGTGCGCTGTTCTGGGATAAACGAACAGCGCACGCGTCATGAGTCGGAACTGAGTCGCCTTACAGACCAGTTACTTGAGCAGTGGAGACTGAAGTTTTCCATCCCCGAACTTACAAAGAAGATTGAAGAACTCGAAAAGGCAATTGGTCAAGACTCGAAAGATAAAGGACGTTTGGTCTCAAAGGATCAGGAAGCTCGGGTTGGGCGCCACGAAGCTCTTCAGCATGCGCTTGTAGCGCGCAAGGCGGCATGGGAAGTCGAGCAGAAGAAGGTGAGAGCGCTAAAGTCGCTTCAAGGTGACCTTAACCAATTTAGCACTAGAACTGCGGTTGCATTCCTGGACGATCTCAAGCAGCAACGCCGAGACGCTGGGCTCAAAGACGAGGAATGGCAGAAATTCACCCCGAAGATCGGACAAGAAGCGGACAAAATGGTGAACGGGAAGCTCGAAGCAGCGACCAAGAGCTCTGCAGCCATTTTCGGCAGCGCTATTCAACCGCAACCAGAGGACAAGCTGACAGAGCCGATGTTCCCGGATGAAGCGAACTTGCATAGTCTCACGATATGTCAGTTGCAGGCTGAAAGTGACCGCTTGGCCAAGCTAATCGGCGTTGACCAGCAGAATGCGAAGCGGTTCACTGCTCTGACACTCAAGATCCAGCAAGCACAAAAGCAGATGGAAGGTCTGAAGTCACAGCTTTCTACTGCCCTGAAGGCGGACGAGGAAACCAAGAAGATCAGTCTTGGACGGCGAGAGGTCTACCGGCAAGTATTCGAAACGTTCGTCGAGTTACAGGCGGAGCTCTCAATGCTGTATGCACCGTTGACCGACGCCCTCGAAGCTGAGAGAGGCGCCTTGGGGAAGCTCAGGTTTGTCGTTCGACGCGTCGTGGACCTCGATCGGTGGGTGGAGCGTGGGGAGAGCTTGCTCGACTTGCGCAAAGACGGGCCTTTCAAGGGGAGGGGAACGCTGAGAGCCGCTGCCGAGCAAGAATTGCTGGCCGCATGGGCATCGGGCGAACCAAATGCGGCTGACAAGGCCGTGGATTCGTTCATCGAAAAGTACCGAGAGGATATTCGTGCGCATCGGCTTGACTCTTTCACCGCACAGGAATGGGGCGCTCGGATTTGGGAGTGGTTGCTGGGAACGGACCACATCAAGGTCACCTATGGTCTCCAGTACGGCGGAGTGGATATCGAGCGCTTGTCCCCGGGGACGCGTGGAATAGTGCTCCTACTTCTATATCTGGCCATTGACAAGGATGACATCCGGCCCCTGATCATCGACCAACCAGAGGAGAATCTGGATCCCCAGTCTGTTTACGATGAGCTCGTACAGCGATTCAGGGATTCAAGGAAACGCAGACAGATCATCATCGTGACTCACAACGCTAACTTGGTCGTGAACACCGATGCCGACCAGGTAATCGTCGCAACTGCCGGAGAGCATGGTCCAGGGCAACTGCCCGAGATTCGCTACGAGGCCGGCGGACTTGAGGGCGAATACGTGCGAAGGAAGGTATGCGAAATCCTCGAGGGAGGCGAAGAGGCATTCAAAGCGAGGGCAAGGCGCCTTCGCGTTGTTCTTTCATAG
- a CDS encoding DUF1738 domain-containing protein, whose translation MSSHFTASAQTRRNHARQLKSEHRNAYTIITDRIVQALQAGVVPWRKPWRGHDQLPCNAVSKRPYHGINLLLLSLTPYSDHRWLTLRQANELGGHVRQGEHSSIAVFWKRLEVEKEDDRYQKQKVSIPLLRYYPVFNAEQCAGLDLPVLDDWHAELKARIESAEKVILRMPSPPKIVEGGSLAAYFPPQDLVRVPKIQDFESPEAYYSTLFHELGHSTGHETRLNRSGVTGQIVFGSCDYSREELIAELTSAFVCAEVGIDNSNLENAAGYIHGWLQALEGDPRAVIAASGQAQRAANYIQGQLDADNATTSGATQESEVSP comes from the coding sequence TTGTCATCGCACTTTACAGCATCAGCTCAGACGAGGCGAAACCATGCTCGCCAACTGAAGTCTGAGCACCGAAATGCCTACACCATCATCACCGACCGGATCGTCCAGGCGCTCCAGGCCGGCGTTGTTCCTTGGCGCAAGCCATGGAGAGGTCACGATCAGCTGCCCTGCAACGCCGTCAGCAAACGGCCGTACCACGGCATCAACCTTCTTCTCCTATCGCTGACTCCGTACTCCGACCACCGTTGGTTGACGCTTCGGCAGGCCAACGAGTTGGGTGGTCACGTGCGGCAGGGCGAGCACTCTTCGATCGCCGTCTTCTGGAAGCGGCTCGAGGTCGAGAAGGAGGACGACAGATACCAGAAACAAAAGGTCTCGATTCCTCTGCTTCGCTACTACCCGGTCTTCAACGCCGAGCAATGCGCTGGCTTGGACTTGCCGGTCCTCGACGACTGGCATGCCGAGCTCAAAGCCCGCATCGAGTCGGCAGAGAAGGTCATCCTCCGAATGCCTAGCCCGCCCAAGATCGTAGAAGGCGGATCGCTCGCAGCCTACTTTCCTCCTCAAGACCTGGTTCGGGTACCGAAGATCCAGGACTTTGAGTCTCCAGAAGCCTACTACTCGACGCTCTTTCATGAGCTCGGCCACTCGACTGGCCATGAGACGAGGCTCAACCGTTCGGGCGTGACCGGTCAGATCGTGTTCGGCTCCTGCGACTACAGCCGCGAGGAGCTGATCGCCGAGCTGACTTCGGCCTTTGTTTGCGCTGAGGTCGGCATTGACAACTCGAACCTGGAGAACGCTGCGGGTTACATCCACGGATGGCTGCAAGCTCTCGAGGGAGATCCCCGAGCGGTCATCGCGGCTTCGGGCCAGGCTCAGAGAGCAGCCAACTACATCCAAGGGCAGCTGGACGCCGACAACGCAACAACCTCAGGGGCCACCCAAGAGTCCGAGGTGTCGCCATGA
- a CDS encoding antibiotic biosynthesis monooxygenase, whose amino-acid sequence MDRSVRNSGCPIRSMQSTGQLDLEKVGFVAVNYITCQPSYTERFECLFCSRAKMIDQMPGFLGMQVLRADGQEEPYLIVSYWAARSSFDAWVGSPEFLEGHKRGFEDIRKAKEAGEDSPMSSRFVTYSVVAR is encoded by the coding sequence ATGGACAGAAGCGTCAGGAATTCTGGTTGTCCGATCCGGTCGATGCAGTCGACCGGCCAGCTCGATCTTGAGAAGGTGGGCTTTGTTGCTGTCAACTACATCACCTGCCAGCCGAGCTATACCGAGCGCTTCGAGTGCCTCTTCTGCTCGCGCGCCAAGATGATTGACCAGATGCCCGGCTTTCTCGGCATGCAGGTGCTTCGTGCCGACGGGCAGGAGGAGCCCTACCTCATCGTCAGCTACTGGGCCGCCAGATCGAGCTTCGATGCATGGGTCGGCTCGCCGGAGTTCCTCGAAGGCCACAAGCGCGGCTTCGAGGACATCCGCAAGGCCAAAGAGGCCGGCGAAGATTCTCCCATGTCCTCCCGCTTCGTCACCTATTCCGTTGTGGCACGTTGA
- a CDS encoding MBL fold metallo-hydrolase → MTYQLDFLPVGDDSKGGDAICFRYWADDIGQFVGVIDGGTKATGQMLVDHIREFYETETVDLVICTHPHVDHSAGLSFVLEQLDVNLLMMHLPWEHSDDILHLFHDGRITATSLSERIKQGLQGIHDLYELSLEHEIPIVEPFTGAETSSPFVTILGPTLPDYQALLPLFTSTPQAASLGVALKDTFKSAASWFKETWDADELVDPVEGTGPENNSSVVTLLYLDKKKMLLTGDAGVPALTAVCDICDRARITLGDFDFVQIPHHGSKRNVGPTILNRLVGPIVGDTQKRFTAMVSVPRSGEPKHPSRRVTNAFNRRGATVSKTCGQTVCHGAWQMRSGWSAVIPVPFYADVDETDD, encoded by the coding sequence GTGACCTATCAACTCGATTTTCTTCCAGTAGGTGACGATTCCAAGGGCGGCGATGCCATCTGCTTTCGGTACTGGGCCGACGACATTGGCCAATTCGTCGGAGTCATAGACGGAGGGACAAAAGCAACCGGCCAGATGTTGGTTGACCATATCAGGGAGTTCTACGAGACTGAGACTGTCGACCTGGTCATCTGTACCCACCCGCACGTCGACCATTCGGCAGGTCTTTCCTTCGTCTTGGAACAGCTTGACGTTAATCTGCTAATGATGCATTTGCCATGGGAACACTCCGACGATATTCTTCATCTGTTCCACGATGGCAGGATTACTGCGACCAGTCTTAGTGAGCGGATCAAGCAGGGCCTTCAGGGCATCCACGATCTATACGAGCTGTCCCTCGAACACGAGATCCCGATTGTCGAGCCCTTTACAGGCGCAGAAACATCCTCGCCGTTCGTCACCATCCTGGGCCCAACGCTCCCTGACTATCAAGCTCTGCTTCCACTTTTCACATCCACCCCCCAAGCCGCATCCCTCGGCGTGGCGCTGAAGGACACCTTCAAGAGCGCCGCAAGCTGGTTCAAGGAGACTTGGGATGCCGATGAATTGGTCGACCCTGTTGAGGGGACTGGCCCCGAGAACAACTCCAGCGTGGTCACTCTCCTGTACTTAGACAAAAAGAAGATGCTGCTGACGGGCGACGCTGGAGTGCCAGCTCTCACGGCCGTGTGTGACATCTGCGACCGGGCAAGGATCACCCTCGGTGACTTTGACTTTGTGCAGATCCCGCATCATGGAAGCAAGCGAAATGTCGGTCCCACGATCCTGAATCGACTGGTTGGCCCCATTGTAGGAGACACACAGAAGCGCTTCACGGCAATGGTGTCTGTCCCAAGATCGGGAGAGCCGAAGCATCCTTCTCGTCGTGTCACCAACGCGTTTAACAGGCGCGGCGCGACAGTTTCCAAGACCTGTGGACAGACCGTTTGTCATGGTGCTTGGCAGATGCGATCTGGCTGGTCCGCAGTGATTCCCGTCCCCTTCTACGCGGATGTTGACGAAACCGATGACTGA
- a CDS encoding HNH endonuclease gives MYLQEPTKDGDYYQFSLLGNEGGPSTLSWQSHWTGFTEGKPRLEIRAASLVEPEKMRSVLKRIGEPPVIVNSEDEFRIWQLWGGHALIESRIAQDHFPAEIEGGAVATLTTKGYVTASSVDPSLLHRAPTRRSRMDVLKRDSMRCMICGQRPCHDVQVELEVHHITPWSTGGLTEAENLITLCTACHDGLKPHGELSLYEHIGVDLAEKYRLDRNYVEQLRRHHKWVISALQKLQRKELI, from the coding sequence ATGTATCTACAAGAGCCGACCAAGGACGGCGATTATTATCAGTTCTCGCTGCTTGGCAATGAGGGCGGACCGAGCACGCTCTCCTGGCAGAGCCACTGGACCGGATTCACGGAAGGGAAACCAAGGCTTGAGATCAGAGCGGCTTCCCTCGTCGAGCCGGAGAAGATGCGCTCTGTGCTCAAGCGAATAGGCGAGCCGCCAGTCATTGTCAATTCGGAAGATGAGTTCAGGATCTGGCAGCTTTGGGGTGGCCATGCTCTGATCGAGAGCCGCATCGCCCAGGATCACTTCCCGGCCGAGATCGAAGGCGGTGCAGTCGCAACTCTCACCACGAAGGGATACGTGACCGCGAGCTCCGTTGACCCAAGCCTCCTTCACCGAGCGCCCACACGAAGATCGCGGATGGACGTGCTGAAGCGAGACTCCATGAGGTGCATGATCTGCGGCCAACGGCCGTGTCACGACGTTCAGGTCGAGCTGGAGGTCCATCACATCACGCCCTGGAGCACTGGAGGCCTAACCGAAGCCGAGAACCTCATCACTTTATGTACGGCGTGTCACGATGGGCTCAAGCCGCACGGCGAATTGTCGCTCTACGAGCACATCGGCGTCGACCTGGCTGAAAAGTACCGTCTGGACCGCAACTACGTGGAGCAGCTACGTCGTCATCACAAGTGGGTTATCAGCGCGCTTCAGAAGCTCCAGAGAAAGGAGCTCATCTGA
- a CDS encoding restriction endonuclease: MAKMQSLSFRPFQICVLLWLGAKGFGNIRPLGRHHQKGRRSRGGADFLAKVPGSNVGVAIQIRHWKTPVQRRAVDELWGFMLRNGVPSGLIVTNSSFMKSAPKAVPEFAGRPIQLVSCRDLCSSMASLELGLRKQGQQWILDESFFRSVDQLCFASTLGSGSACARSARILAAKCHLPDLGGEAGCPDNRPSSLTAWMVLAAAILVVGLVFWLKLGVRP; this comes from the coding sequence ATGGCCAAAATGCAGAGTTTGAGCTTCCGGCCGTTCCAAATATGCGTCCTGCTTTGGCTGGGCGCCAAGGGCTTTGGGAATATACGCCCACTGGGGCGCCATCACCAGAAAGGTCGAAGATCCCGAGGTGGCGCCGACTTCCTTGCCAAGGTTCCGGGTTCAAACGTTGGGGTGGCCATTCAGATCAGGCACTGGAAGACTCCGGTCCAGCGCAGGGCGGTTGATGAGCTCTGGGGGTTCATGCTCAGAAACGGCGTGCCCTCGGGCCTGATCGTCACGAACTCGAGCTTCATGAAAAGTGCCCCGAAGGCCGTTCCAGAATTTGCTGGTCGGCCGATCCAGTTGGTGTCATGCCGCGATCTCTGCTCTTCAATGGCCTCACTGGAACTGGGACTTCGCAAGCAAGGCCAGCAGTGGATTCTCGACGAGTCGTTCTTTCGGTCTGTAGACCAGCTCTGTTTCGCCTCAACACTCGGGAGCGGCTCTGCTTGCGCAAGATCGGCGAGAATTCTGGCTGCAAAGTGTCACCTGCCAGACCTGGGTGGTGAAGCCGGCTGCCCTGACAACCGACCGTCCAGCTTGACTGCCTGGATGGTGCTCGCCGCTGCCATCTTGGTGGTCGGCCTCGTCTTCTGGCTGAAGCTTGGAGTACGGCCATGA
- a CDS encoding replication protein has translation MMSKEVSPIQGTTPVSNLLLDKIMPRLRDTEIRILLVVSRQTVGWLQADGTRKKADWLSHFQLKRKTGRSSAAISKAIDVLVRAKLIVVRDSFGVPLMSARARRQSHSRLCFSLNADFGRIRIYRKASHARKQISKRRNDKTKLYKDKQQHGKRREHSSGQAFGEVVKREQP, from the coding sequence ATGATGAGTAAAGAGGTCAGTCCAATTCAAGGCACGACCCCGGTCTCGAACCTCTTGCTGGACAAGATCATGCCCAGGCTCCGGGACACCGAAATTCGCATCTTGCTTGTAGTGTCTCGGCAGACGGTCGGCTGGCTTCAGGCTGACGGCACCCGAAAGAAGGCCGATTGGCTGTCCCACTTCCAACTCAAACGCAAAACCGGCCGGTCCAGCGCCGCCATCAGCAAAGCCATTGACGTACTGGTCAGAGCCAAGTTAATAGTTGTTCGGGATTCGTTCGGTGTCCCGCTGATGAGCGCCCGCGCCCGGCGGCAGTCCCACTCCCGTTTGTGCTTCAGTCTCAACGCCGATTTTGGGCGAATTCGCATATACAGAAAGGCTTCACATGCACGAAAGCAGATTTCAAAAAGAAGGAACGACAAAACAAAGTTATACAAAGACAAACAACAGCACGGTAAGAGAAGGGAGCATTCCTCAGGGCAAGCGTTCGGAGAGGTTGTCAAGCGAGAGCAGCCCTAA
- a CDS encoding recombinase family protein: MSNEDIRYFLYARKSSEGEDRQIQSIPDQVSIFTRIAEKEKLILVDVLTESKSAKTPDNRDVFASMVRRIEAGEANGILTWNANRLFRNPVDGGKIRWLLQEGIIQSIRTIDREFRPSDNSLLLAVEEASATQQVRELSVNVRRGLHEKAARGCWPTQAKPGYRNAIRIVEGKEIRSIEPDPERFALLRKAWDLMLTGAYSVPQVLAELNGWGYRSLPTRGGGGCKPMTRSAIYRLFDSPFYSGRFFYGGDWRTGTYKPMITQDEFNRVQDLIKGTNRIPRQKQRFAYTGLIRCGVCGCQITAERKVKHYWTTGRTVEYVYYRCTGRRGCPLRSVSEEYLTRRIFGLLSTWRIDDDARTLAERAIEREEQASYVSAGTVRQTKEATRQDLERRLNSLYVMRENEEISSEEFVQRKKRYADELGSIDQAIARTGDLGANNARAVRQAVQYLNDAPPKFPNASLDEKREIASVLAASYVLTLGKFSIRPDPTLLKVATLEPLKTGSHQVGGSGSDPESPSQRRGWDAIRSLLTGSELSFEYRTTRTFAGEEAA, encoded by the coding sequence ATGTCCAACGAAGATATCCGGTACTTCCTCTATGCAAGGAAGAGCTCTGAAGGTGAGGACAGGCAGATCCAGAGCATCCCTGACCAGGTTTCCATCTTCACGCGCATCGCTGAGAAAGAGAAGCTGATTCTTGTTGACGTGCTCACGGAGTCCAAGTCCGCTAAGACACCTGACAACCGGGACGTCTTTGCGTCGATGGTTAGGCGCATCGAAGCTGGGGAAGCTAACGGCATCCTAACCTGGAACGCCAACCGGCTCTTTCGCAACCCTGTCGATGGCGGCAAGATCCGCTGGCTGCTCCAAGAGGGCATCATCCAATCGATCCGGACCATTGACCGGGAGTTCAGGCCGAGTGACAACTCCCTGCTCCTAGCTGTTGAGGAAGCAAGCGCCACTCAACAGGTCCGGGAACTCAGCGTCAACGTCCGCCGCGGCCTTCACGAGAAAGCCGCCAGGGGTTGCTGGCCGACTCAGGCCAAGCCCGGATACCGAAACGCTATCCGGATCGTCGAGGGCAAGGAGATTCGGAGCATCGAGCCTGATCCTGAGCGATTCGCCCTGCTCAGAAAAGCCTGGGACCTGATGCTCACCGGGGCCTACTCAGTGCCCCAGGTTTTGGCCGAACTGAACGGCTGGGGCTATCGCTCATTGCCAACACGCGGGGGCGGCGGGTGCAAGCCTATGACTAGGTCGGCGATCTATCGGCTCTTTGACAGTCCGTTCTATTCCGGGAGGTTCTTCTATGGCGGCGATTGGCGCACCGGCACCTACAAGCCGATGATCACCCAGGACGAGTTCAACCGTGTCCAGGATCTTATCAAGGGCACGAACCGGATTCCTCGCCAGAAACAGCGCTTCGCCTACACTGGCCTCATTCGCTGTGGCGTCTGTGGTTGCCAGATCACCGCTGAAAGGAAGGTCAAGCACTACTGGACCACCGGCCGAACCGTCGAATACGTCTACTATCGTTGCACTGGCAGGCGGGGCTGTCCGCTCAGAAGCGTTTCGGAGGAGTACCTGACGCGGCGCATCTTCGGCTTGCTCAGCACCTGGCGCATCGACGACGATGCCAGAACCCTCGCTGAACGGGCGATCGAGCGGGAAGAACAAGCCAGTTACGTCTCGGCCGGAACAGTCCGGCAGACAAAGGAAGCGACCAGGCAAGACTTAGAGCGGCGGCTCAACTCCTTGTACGTCATGCGGGAGAATGAGGAGATCTCTTCCGAGGAGTTCGTTCAGAGAAAGAAACGGTACGCGGATGAACTCGGCAGCATCGATCAAGCTATCGCCCGGACAGGCGACCTGGGGGCCAACAATGCCCGTGCCGTTCGTCAGGCCGTCCAGTACCTGAACGACGCGCCGCCCAAGTTCCCGAACGCGTCGCTTGACGAAAAACGCGAGATCGCTTCGGTTCTCGCGGCCTCCTACGTTCTCACTCTGGGAAAGTTCTCGATCAGGCCAGACCCAACATTGCTCAAAGTGGCGACGTTAGAACCCCTCAAAACGGGTTCTCATCAGGTTGGAGGAAGTGGTTCAGACCCCGAAAGTCCCAGTCAGCGGAGAGGGTGGGACGCTATTAGAAGCCTGTTGACAGGTTCGGAGCTTAGTTTCGAGTATCGAACAACCCGGACCTTCGCTGGTGAGGAGGCCGCATGA
- a CDS encoding recombinase family protein — MSKDRFIQFKRDYYAMTGTMARLGMEKMAKSGIYPLRLPIGYRRVYEDGGERIEIDQVTAPLVRLAFKLAGQKRSSLTKILAVVRARGLNGHSRTPITRSALHRMLTNGFYAGVLHRKGESLEGAHAQLVSGGAFRSVQDELSRRRK; from the coding sequence ATGAGCAAAGATCGTTTCATCCAATTCAAGCGTGACTACTACGCCATGACCGGCACGATGGCCCGTCTCGGCATGGAGAAAATGGCAAAGTCCGGCATCTATCCTCTGCGCCTGCCGATTGGCTATCGCCGAGTCTATGAAGATGGGGGTGAACGGATCGAAATCGATCAAGTGACGGCACCGTTAGTTCGGCTTGCTTTCAAGCTGGCCGGTCAAAAACGTTCTTCTTTGACGAAGATCCTCGCCGTGGTGCGGGCAAGGGGGCTGAATGGCCATTCCCGGACACCAATCACCCGAAGCGCCCTGCACCGAATGCTGACGAATGGGTTCTACGCTGGGGTTCTCCACCGGAAAGGGGAGAGCTTGGAGGGAGCGCACGCGCAGCTAGTTAGCGGTGGAGCCTTCCGGAGCGTCCAAGACGAGCTGTCGCGCCGGAGGAAGTGA
- the purE gene encoding 5-(carboxyamino)imidazole ribonucleotide mutase, whose amino-acid sequence MGSSSDLGIMEAATSILERFDVPYDTEIISAHRTPTRVLEFASTARENGFRVIIAGAGGAAHLPGMVAAHTTLPVIGVPVPTRNLGGQDSLYSIVQMPAGVPVATVSIGGAENAAILALQILSTSNKRIADKLRTFKEQLVNKVWKMNEDLKAQREGRSDPDSGSQKAI is encoded by the coding sequence ATGGGCAGCTCAAGTGACCTTGGCATCATGGAAGCAGCTACGTCGATCTTGGAGCGCTTTGACGTGCCGTACGACACTGAGATCATCAGCGCCCACAGGACGCCAACACGAGTGCTTGAGTTCGCTTCTACCGCGCGAGAAAATGGTTTCAGGGTGATCATTGCTGGGGCGGGCGGCGCTGCACATCTCCCCGGCATGGTGGCTGCACACACGACACTTCCTGTCATTGGGGTCCCCGTACCAACCCGCAATCTAGGCGGTCAAGATTCCCTATACTCGATCGTACAAATGCCGGCCGGCGTTCCAGTTGCAACGGTCTCGATCGGCGGTGCTGAGAATGCGGCAATTCTCGCGCTCCAAATTTTAAGCACCTCCAATAAGCGAATTGCAGACAAGCTAAGGACTTTTAAGGAACAACTGGTAAACAAAGTGTGGAAGATGAATGAGGACCTTAAGGCGCAACGCGAAGGTCGCTCGGATCCAGATAGTGGTTCACAGAAAGCGATATAA